CTGCCCAATCGAAACCGGGTGTCGCTCAGCGCTATCGAGCACTCGGTCGACCTCGCTGCGCGCCGCGGCGACCCCGGCCAGGCCGGCGACCGGCGCGGCGATGGCGGCCCGCAGCTCGACGCCGAGTTCGGCGCGCAACGCGCTGATCGTGCCGCGGACCCACGACGTCACCGACCGGGATGTCGACGTCTCGGGCAGCAGTACGTACATTCGTGAGCCTTGCGAGGCGATTTGAGCATCACGCCGAAAAGCGCTGGCGCTCAACGCCAAAACGTCGGTCAGCCGCGGGTGACGGGATCCGGTGTCGGTGGCGTCCCAGGCGATCACGGCCGCGGTGCCGTCGGCGGCCAGGCCCAGCTCGCGGGCGATCGCCGCCACGTCGGCCGGGTCGGCTTCGGTCAGGCCGAGCAGCTGTTGGACCCGTCGCGCATGCGTTGACGGCCTGGCCGCCAGCCGAAACATGATGCGGGCGGCCAACACTGCCGCGCCGCGCAGGATCTCCTCGGCGTCGTCGGCCAGTGGAGCCGACCCCTGTTGCACCCAGATGGTGCCGGCGAACACCGGCGGTCGCCGCGGCCCGGCCGGCGGCTGGTAGATCCCGATCGCCAACCGCGGACGCAGGCCCAACTCCGGGCGCTCGTCGACGCGAACCACCTCGCCGCTGGACCGCAGCGCGTCGAAGATTCCCCACTGGCTGATCCACTTCAGGTGCTCCGGCGGCCCGGCCCGGCCCAGGATGGAAAGCCGGCGCAGCTCGTCGGCCTCGTCGTTGGAGGCCGAGTAGGCAAGCACATGCGACTGCGCGTTTTCGATGCTGACCATGCCGTGGATGCGATCGGCCAGCGACTGCGCCAGGCCGAACAGATCGGTGCCGGAGTCTTCCGTCGGGTCGGTGCGGTCGCCGTGGTGTTCCAGGACGTGGTTGACCAATTGGTAGAGCCGCTCCCAGCGGGCCTGCGGTTCGACGGCCACCACCGCCGAACCGACCGCGACGGCCTTGCTCACCAGCGCGGCCGACGGCTCCTTGGCGAAGATCGCCACCGGGGAGCGCTCCCGCGCCTGCTTGTCGATCCAGCGCAGCGCCTCGTCTTCTTCCTTCAGGGCGACACCCAGGAGGAAGAACACATCGGCGGAGCTCGCAGCCGCCGCCAGGCCCAGCCGGACGTCGTCGGAATCGATCAGCGCCGCCGATCCCACCGGCAGGTCCAGGCCACGCGGAGCGTCGACCAGGCTGACCAGCGTCGCATCCAGGGCCAGCAACAGCTGGCCCAGTCCGACCCCCGGCACCCGCATATTGTCCGATTTTACTACGGTAGGCGGCATATCTTATCTGATCGGCTAACAGGATGACGGGTTGCGCCGAGGATCCTGGGCACATGGATGCGATCACTCAGGTGCCGACACCGGTCAACGAGCCGGTCCACGACTACGCCCCACACTCGCCCGAACGCGCCCGCCTGCATGCCGAACTAGCCGCGCTGGCCGACCACCCGATGGAACTCCCGCACGTCATCGCCGGCGTACACAAAATGGGCGACGGTGAACGCATCGACGTCGTTCAACCGCACCGGCACGACGCCACGCTGGGCACCCTGACCAACGCCGGGCATGCCGACGCGACGGCGGCCATCGAGGCCGCGATGGCCGCGAAGCATGACTGGGCAGCCCTGCCTTTCGACGAGCGCGCCGCGGTGTTCCTGCGCGCTGCCGACCTGCTGGCGGGCCCGTGGCGGGAGAAGATCGCCGCCGCGACGATGCTCGGCCAGTCCAAGTCCGCCTACCAGGCCGAGATCGATTCGCCGTGCGAGCAGATCGACTTCTGGCGGTTCAACGTGGCCTTCGCCCGTCAGATCCTGGCCCAACAGCCTCTCAGCGGGCCGGGAGAATGGAACCGCAGCGAGTACCGCCCGCTGGACGGATTCGTCTACGCGATAACGCCGTTCAACTTCACCTCGATCGCGGGCAACCTGCCGACCGCGCCCGCGCTGATGGGCAACACCGTGGTGTGGAAGCCGTCGATCACCCAGACGCTGTCTGCGTACCTGACCATGCAGCTGCTCGAGGCCGCCGGATTGCCGCCCGGGGTGATCAACCTGGTCACCGGCGACGGCTTCGCGGTTTCCGATGTGGCACTGGCCGATCCGCGGCTGGCCGGAATTCACTTCACCGGGTCGACGGCAACTTTTCAGCAGCTGTGGCAGCAGGTGGGCACCAATATCAGCCGCTACCAAAGCTATCCGCGACTCGTCGGTGAGACCGGTGGTAAGGACTTCGTCGTCGCACACACCTCGGCACGCCCGGAGGTGTTGTGCACGGCGTTGATTCGCGGGGCGTTCGACTATCAGGGCCAGAAGTGCTCGGCGGCTTCGCGGGCATTCATCCCGCACTCGGTATGGCAGCGGATGGGCGACGATTTCCTGGGAGCGACGGCCGGGCTGAGCTACGGCGACATCACGGACCTGACCAACTACGGCGGCGCGCTGATCGACCGGCGGTCCTTTGTCAAGAACGTCAACGCCATCGAGCGGGCCAAGGGCGCGGCCGGTGTCACGATCGCGGTCGGTGGCGAATACGACGACAGCGTCGGCTATTTCGTCCGCCCGACCGTGCTGCTGTCCGACGACCCCACCGACGAGGCGTTCTCGACCGAGTACTTCGGCCCGCTGCTTTCCGTCCACGTCTACCCCGACGATTCCTACGAGCGCATCCTCGACGTGATCGACACGGGATCCCGCTACGCGCTGACCGGTGCGGTGATCGCCGACGACCGCCAGGCGGTGCTCACCGCACAGGATCGGTTGCGTTTCGCGGCCGGCAACTTCTACGTCAACGACAAGCCGACCGGGGCCGTCGTCGGGCGCCAGCCGTTCGGCGGATCACGTGGCTCGGGGACCAACGACAAGGCGGGCTCGGTGCTGAACCTGCTGCGCTGGACGTCGGCACGCACCATCAAGGAGACGTTCGTCCCGGCCACGCAATACACGTACCCGCACATGGGGTCCGACTAATGGCCGGCGTGTTCGCCACCACGCTGCGGCCGGCGATCCTGGCCGCCAGCCGGCGTCCGGGATTGCGGCGGGCCGCCGAAGGGCTGCCGGTCACCCGTAAGGTGGTGCACCGCTTCGTACCCGGCGAGACGATCGATTCAGCACTGAATAGCGTTGCCGCGCTTCGCGATTCGAACCGTCTGGTCAGCATCGACTATCTGGGCGAGGACGTCGTGACCGCCGACGGCGCGGACGCGGCCGTGCGGGTCTACCTCGACCTGATCGAGCGGTTGGGCCGCCTCGATTCCCCGGGTGACGGAATCCGGCCGCTGGAGGTCTCGGTCAAGCTGTCGGCGCTGGGGCAGTCACTGGAGCGCGACGGAGAAAAGGTCGCACGGGAGAACGCCTGGTCGATCTGCGACGCCGCGCGGCGGGCCGGAGTGTGGGTGACGGTGGACGCCGAGGACCACACCACGACGGATTCGACGCTGTCCATCGTGCGCGAGCTGCGAACCGAATTTCCCTGGCTGGGCACGGTTTTGCAGGCGTACCTGAAGCGCACGCTGGGCGACTGCCGGGAGTTCGCCGCTTCCGGGGCCCGGATCCGGCTGTGCAAGGGCGCCTACGACGAGCCGGCGGCGGTGGCCTACCGGGGCCGCGACGAGGTCACCGACTCCTATCTGGCCTGTCTGCGGGTGCTGATGGCCGGCTCGGGGTATCCGATGGTGGCCTCGCACGACCCCGCGATCATCGCGGCGGTGCCGGCGATGGTCGGCGAATCAGGCCGTGGCACAGACGAGTTCGAATACCAGATGCTGTACGGAATCCGCGACGACGAACAGCGCCGGCTCGCCGAGGCCGGCCATCAGGTCCGGGTCTACGTGCCCTTCGGAAACCAGTGGTACGGCTACTTCATGCGCCGGCTCGCCGAACGCCCCGCCAACCTGACGTTCTTCCTGCGGGCGCTGGCCCAGCGCGGCCACTGAGAGACCGGGCCGCGCAGGCGTAGCGTCACGGCCATGAGCCCGGTCGTCGACGAGCGGTCCGACCCCGCCCGCACCCATCTGCGCCATGCCGATCCCGTGCTGGCTCACATCATCGACAAGCACCCCGACTTCGACCCCCGCGCGTGGCTGGCGGACCTCCCGCCTTTGGACGCGTTCGCAACGTTGATCTTCCAGGTCATCGGCCAACAGCTATCCGTCGCAGCCACCCGCCACATCCTCGACCGCTTCCAGGACCGCTTCAACGGACACCTCCCCACCCCCGCCGAGCTGCTGGCCATCGACCCCGATCAGCTCCGCAAGACCGGGCTGTCGCGACGCAAGATCAGCACGCTGCGAACCGTCGCCGCCCAGTTCGCCGACGGCACTCTCAGCGACAGAGACCTGCGCGGACTGTCCGATGCCGAGATCGAGACGCGCCTGACCGCCATCCCGGGTATCGGCCCCTGGACTGTGCACGGCTTTCTGATCATCGCGTTCGCGCGCCCCGACGTGGTGCTGCCCGGAGACCTCGCCCTGCGCAAGGCCATCCAGCGGTCCTATCGGCTCGACCACCTACCCAGCCAAGACGAAGTGGTCCGCCTCGCAGAGCCGTGGCGGCCGTATCGCAGTCTTGCCAGCGCCTACCTATTCCAGGACGCCTTCGGCCCTGCCACACCGTCGACCGGTACCACCGCCGATACCGGGATTTGACTCCGAACGTGCCTCATTGCCATTTGAGCTCGTCGTCGAGCCGTTCGGCTTGCTCGTCATGCGCAGCGGCGGGGCGGGTGTCGATCGTGACCTCTTGCCAGTAGGCCGGACCGTAAAGGTGAATGTCGTTGCCGCTGCTGACCTTTAGGACGCCGCCGGTGAGTACTTCGTAAGTGGCGTCGTCGGGATACTCGTCGTCTTCGTCGTGGCCCTCAAGTTGGATCCACATTTTCATGGTGAAACAGCCCTCCGCAACCTGCCGGGTTCGCTAATCCTCGTCTTCGATGCCATCGATCTCGTCGTCGATGATGTGAACCGCGGCTTCTTCGGCAGAGGCGGCGCCGCCACAGATACCGACGTCCTCGGCGACCAACTCTGCCTCGGCGTCTTCGCCAGATCCCTGGTCCGGCGCCATAAGCCGGCCCGCTCGGACTCGACCGACCTCGCGTCGCCGGGCAAATTCGGCTTCGCGCTCTGATTCGTCGGAGCGTTGTCGCTCCGCCTCATCGAGCAGCACATTGAGTCGCGACGCCGGATCCGGTTCTTCCTCGCTGAGCATCTGATCCATGGTTTCAGCCGGGCCAAATGCACCGGGCCCATATGGTTGCTCGGGCGGCGAATAGCCCTCGTCGAGAATGTCGTCCACACCGCGGTCGATGAGGCTGTCTTCTGGTTGCAGTTGGTTGTCGTCTTCGGCGCTGTATTCGCCTGCGGCAGGGCGTGCCTCGTAGTGAGTGCTCATGATCGTGTACTCCTGAATCGTGCTAACAGTGCCCGTGGCAGGCTTACGCCATCCAGGGGTCAGCCCTTGGTCATGATGTGCAGTGTGTATGACGAGCGCCGCTGTCGCGAGGGCCGAAAGTCATGTGTTGAGCCTGGATGAAGGCCGGTCGGCGCGGTTAGGGTCCGACGTCCTAGCAGGAACGCCGTTGAGTGTGCGCTCGGGGTGGGCCGGCCTGGCGTGTCGCCGCCCTATACGCACACTCAAAGCCGCCGGCGCACACTCGGCGCCCGCTCATTGGCGAACCCGCGTACCACGTGCGCGCAGACGAATTCGGTGACGACGTCTGGGTCGTTCATATCCCGGATCGGCGACGACGTGCTGAACAACGAGAACAGGATTCGCGCGAACCATTCGCCGGCCGCTTCGATGTCGAGGTCCTTGCGGACCTCACCGGTCAGCTTGGCCGCGGACAGATAGGGCGAGAGGAAGTCCACGCATTCGCGCAGCAACACTGCGGCGTCCTTGGTCAACAGCAGGCTGATCGCA
The Mycobacterium sp. 050128 genome window above contains:
- a CDS encoding PucR family transcriptional regulator, which encodes MRVPGVGLGQLLLALDATLVSLVDAPRGLDLPVGSAALIDSDDVRLGLAAAASSADVFFLLGVALKEEDEALRWIDKQARERSPVAIFAKEPSAALVSKAVAVGSAVVAVEPQARWERLYQLVNHVLEHHGDRTDPTEDSGTDLFGLAQSLADRIHGMVSIENAQSHVLAYSASNDEADELRRLSILGRAGPPEHLKWISQWGIFDALRSSGEVVRVDERPELGLRPRLAIGIYQPPAGPRRPPVFAGTIWVQQGSAPLADDAEEILRGAAVLAARIMFRLAARPSTHARRVQQLLGLTEADPADVAAIARELGLAADGTAAVIAWDATDTGSRHPRLTDVLALSASAFRRDAQIASQGSRMYVLLPETSTSRSVTSWVRGTISALRAELGVELRAAIAAPVAGLAGVAAARSEVDRVLDSAERHPVSIGQVTSLAEARTTVLLDEIVTTIGSDPRLVDPRIRDLRARDPVLAETLRVYLDSFGDIATAAYWLQVHPNTVRYRVRRIEKLLATSLGDPEVRLLFSLGLRVLERSSG
- the pruA gene encoding L-glutamate gamma-semialdehyde dehydrogenase, whose protein sequence is MDAITQVPTPVNEPVHDYAPHSPERARLHAELAALADHPMELPHVIAGVHKMGDGERIDVVQPHRHDATLGTLTNAGHADATAAIEAAMAAKHDWAALPFDERAAVFLRAADLLAGPWREKIAAATMLGQSKSAYQAEIDSPCEQIDFWRFNVAFARQILAQQPLSGPGEWNRSEYRPLDGFVYAITPFNFTSIAGNLPTAPALMGNTVVWKPSITQTLSAYLTMQLLEAAGLPPGVINLVTGDGFAVSDVALADPRLAGIHFTGSTATFQQLWQQVGTNISRYQSYPRLVGETGGKDFVVAHTSARPEVLCTALIRGAFDYQGQKCSAASRAFIPHSVWQRMGDDFLGATAGLSYGDITDLTNYGGALIDRRSFVKNVNAIERAKGAAGVTIAVGGEYDDSVGYFVRPTVLLSDDPTDEAFSTEYFGPLLSVHVYPDDSYERILDVIDTGSRYALTGAVIADDRQAVLTAQDRLRFAAGNFYVNDKPTGAVVGRQPFGGSRGSGTNDKAGSVLNLLRWTSARTIKETFVPATQYTYPHMGSD
- a CDS encoding DUF5709 domain-containing protein, with protein sequence MSTHYEARPAAGEYSAEDDNQLQPEDSLIDRGVDDILDEGYSPPEQPYGPGAFGPAETMDQMLSEEEPDPASRLNVLLDEAERQRSDESEREAEFARRREVGRVRAGRLMAPDQGSGEDAEAELVAEDVGICGGAASAEEAAVHIIDDEIDGIEDED
- a CDS encoding proline dehydrogenase family protein encodes the protein MAGVFATTLRPAILAASRRPGLRRAAEGLPVTRKVVHRFVPGETIDSALNSVAALRDSNRLVSIDYLGEDVVTADGADAAVRVYLDLIERLGRLDSPGDGIRPLEVSVKLSALGQSLERDGEKVARENAWSICDAARRAGVWVTVDAEDHTTTDSTLSIVRELRTEFPWLGTVLQAYLKRTLGDCREFAASGARIRLCKGAYDEPAAVAYRGRDEVTDSYLACLRVLMAGSGYPMVASHDPAIIAAVPAMVGESGRGTDEFEYQMLYGIRDDEQRRLAEAGHQVRVYVPFGNQWYGYFMRRLAERPANLTFFLRALAQRGH
- a CDS encoding DNA-3-methyladenine glycosylase family protein encodes the protein MSPVVDERSDPARTHLRHADPVLAHIIDKHPDFDPRAWLADLPPLDAFATLIFQVIGQQLSVAATRHILDRFQDRFNGHLPTPAELLAIDPDQLRKTGLSRRKISTLRTVAAQFADGTLSDRDLRGLSDAEIETRLTAIPGIGPWTVHGFLIIAFARPDVVLPGDLALRKAIQRSYRLDHLPSQDEVVRLAEPWRPYRSLASAYLFQDAFGPATPSTGTTADTGI